In the Hypomesus transpacificus isolate Combined female unplaced genomic scaffold, fHypTra1 scaffold_203, whole genome shotgun sequence genome, GCTGTCTGGTCCTCAGGTAGGCTGCTGTCTGGTCCTCAGGTGGGCTGCTGTCTGTTCCTCAGGTAGGCTGCTCTCTGGTCCTCAGGTAGGCTGCTGTCTGGTCCTCAGGTAGGCTGCTGTCTGGTCCTCAGGTAGGCTGCTCTCTGGTCCTCAGGTAGGCTGCTGTCTGGTCCTCAGGTAGGCTGCTGTCTGTTCCTCAGGTGGGCTGCTGTCTGGTCCTCAGGTAGGCTGCTGTCTGGTCCTCAGGTAGGCTGCTGTCTGTTCCTCAGGTAGGCTGCTGTCTGGTCCTCAGGTAGGCTGCTGTCTGGTCCTCAGGTAGGCTGCTGTCTGGTCCTCAGGTAGGCTGCTGTCTGGTCTGAATAGAGCACAGATGTTTCACCACTCCTGCATAGCAGCCTGTcgcgctctctctgtgtgtcgctGTTCAGGTCCTGCAGGGTTTGGACTACCTTCACTCCCAGTGTAAGATTATCCACACAGACATCAAGCCTGAGAACATCCTGCTGTgcctggaggagcaggaccaCCCTCAGACACCAGGGGGCGCCACCACAAGCCCCAGCCATGGCACCAAGGCTGGTACCACCTCAGGTTGACAGCTTACTTTGTTTTGAAACCTTTGACTACTTCCCTTCCGTTGACAGAAACATGAGAAGTAAAGAGTAAAATATAATTTTCATAGTATGAAAGTAAATAAGAATACAACAGTGCAACAATACCAGCTTGCTGATTAAAGTATGGTGAACATGTTAGATGAGAGTTTTTTCATTCTCCAGACAACAATGTCATGGGCTGCCTCAGCATGGAGGAGATGAAGGTGAAGATCGCTGACCTGGGGAGTTCCTGCtgggtggtgaggaggaggaggaggaggaggaggaggaggaggaggagggggagggggagggggagggggagggggagggggagggggagggggagggggagggggaggaggaaggggggaggaggaggaagagggggggaggaggagaaggagaggaaggttaCAACGATATCGATGGCAAAGATTTAATTCTGAAGATTCCTTTTATTTATATCTGAACCTGTAGTTTCCCTCCCCAGTATAAACACTTCAGTGAGGAGATCCAGACCCGTCAGTACCGCTCCCTGGAGGTGCTGCTGGGCTCAGAGTACGGCCCGCCTGCAGACATCTGGAGCGTGGCCTGCATGGTGAGTCATCCATCCTCAGAAcatcatcatccatccatccatataCCATCATCCTCAGAACATCATCCATCCTCAGAAcatcatcatccatccatccatataCCATCATCCTCAGAACATCATCATGCTCAGAACATCATCATCCTCAGAATCTCATCATCCTCAGAACATCATCATCCATCCACAGAAGAACAACACTGTTCACACCATGTaatgttaacacaatatcaaCAAACACAATGTGGTCTGAACAGTAATactttataaaaacatgttcaTCCTCTTACAGTAAAACTATTTGTTATTTAGGCTTTTGAGCTGATTACTGGAGACTCTCTGTTTGAGCCCAAAGCTGGCAAGACCTTCACCCTGGAGGAAGGTCTGAAcaactctcttttttctctctctcacacacacatgcacaagccctcacatacatactcacacactcgtGACACGGTTAACAGTTATCACGCTATGGATTCTGGGTAACGTAGTCCCTcttgttcctccctctctagaCCACCTGGCTCACATCATAGAGCTGCTTGGCAGGATTCCTCCATCGCTGGCGCTGTCTGGAAGATTCTCCTCAGAGTACTTCACCCTCACAGGTGAGGCTCCTCAGAGTACTTCACCCTCACAGGTGAGGCTCCTTAGAGTACTTCACCCTCACAGGTGAGGCTCCTCAGGTGAGGCTCCTCAGAGTACTTCACCCTCACAGGTGAGGTTCCTTAGAGTACTTCACCATCACAGGTGAGGCTCCTCAGAGTACTTCAGCCTCACAGGTGAGGTTCCTTAGAGTACTTCACCCTCACAGGTGAGGCTCCTCAGAGTACTTCACCCTCACAGGTGAGGCTCCTCAGAGTACTTCACCCTCACAGGTGAGGCTCCTGTCCACGCTTCTCCTCCTCttaccttcccctcctcctcgtcttcctcctcctcttccccctcctccttctcctctccaggtgATCTGCGTCACGTTGGCCCACTCTGTGTCTGGGGTCTGTACGAGGTCCTGGTTGAGAAGTACCACTTCCTGTTGAGTGAAGCGTTGCAGCTGTCTGACTTCCTGTTGCCCATGCTGGAATACCACCCAGAGAGGAGGGCAACGGCTGCACAGAGTCTGCTGCACCCCTGGCTGTCCTCCTGATGGTTCCTCTTCatgcacccctccccctcctcctgatggttcctcctcccctcctgcccccctacccctcctcatgcccctccctccccctcctcctgccccccctatccctcctcctacccccccacccctccacctaccccccctacccctcctcctcttcctgccccctcctcctcatgcccctccctccccctcctcctgtcccccctatCCCTCCTTCtacccccctacccctcctcctacccccccctACTCCTCCAGCTGCCCCCCCACATCCTCCTGTGTTGGTGTAGGCCCTACACTGTAGGGGTAGTTTGGTACTGAAGTGCGAGCTAGTGTTTTCCACCGGTGCTAATTACACTTTTCATATTTATATGTATGTGATTAATCAAAAATTGCTAAAAGCATGTGATGTTAAGTGAGTACGTATTAATAATTGAAATACCACAGAGCATTGATACGCTTCTTAATAAgactttttaattaaaaaaataaaaactgaaaAACATGTTGAGTATACATTTTGAAAATCCTGGATTGTATATGAATTAGTCTCACACTGGACAGAATGAGAGTGGAAGATTGTTGTCTGTTACATCAATGAACAAATAGAAAGAAGGACAGAGAAATAGAGGAGTGAAGAAATGGAGGGATGAAgtggtagagcagaggagagaggaagaggaaagatggaggaatggaggcggagagatagaggtagatggaggaatggagaggtggagatagaggagatagagaaaggtagatgaggagagagacaggaaacagagagagagagaagtatgtgtgtgtcagagtcatCCTATCCAGCTGTAGGCGCGACACTCAAGCAGGTGGTTGTGTTTGTAGACCACTTTGTAACCACACAGTGTCAGCAACTTCACACACTTCCTGGGTCAGGAGGTGGGCTTCACAGGCCTGgtactggagggggggagggagagggagagctggggtgcctgcagctgcctgaggggggcgccaatatgccaattccccacaaagTGAAATGATAGATAACGGAAAACTGCTTTGCGGCgcagagatgttttttttttaatgcttgtgcgccccccacgtgacGCCCCCCGTGCGGCTGCCCAGTCAGCCCGTGCCTAAAactgcgcctgtgtgtgtgtgtgtgggggggggtgtgtatatccctgtgtgtgtgtgtgtatctctgtgtgtgtgtgtgtgtgtgtgtgtgtgtgtgtgtgtatctctgtgtgtgtgtgtgtgtgtgtatctctctgtgtgtgtgggtgtgtgtgtgtgtgtgtatctcttacCTCTGAAGTGAGACACGGCTGCCTGAGAAGGAGCAGTGTTCcacaggaggcagagagacgcAGTCCACAACACCACACCCACCCAAGCCCCCacacccagcccccagcccagcccccaccccagcccccaccccagccccaggaacacaacaacattaacacacaaaacaacgatattaacaaaaaaaacattaataaaAACTCCAATTATGACTTGCGTAGGTAGTGCACCTTATTTCCGTGTCCTACCTGACACACCTGGCCTCATATGTTCCCCCCTGGCTACAGTAAATATTGTAAGGTAAGTGAAGTGCTATAATTTTTAGTACTTCCTATGTCAGGTATTTCACAACCCAGTTGCTTCAGTTGTTGCTCTCAAGTTTCACGCATTCGACgagcatttcaaccatttctcacggtctcacgcaacaccttgttTCTCATGCGGAGAATTAAGGGATAACTTATCCCGATGTAGGCTACACTTGGACGAGGCGCAGCAAACGGAGGTACTTTTTCTGCCGAGTTGAGAACTGTCTTGAGTTATACAGTTTCTAGCATCCAATCAGAAACTCTTGAAAGCCCTGTGCTTCCTGAAATGTAGGACAAAGTGTGAAAATGTTGAAGCTGTCCTAAATAGTAAACTACGACTTCTCATTAATCGATAAAAGCCTCACCCCTCGACTGACTGTTTTGGCATTTGTCATGTGACAACCGCAAAAACGAAAGTGAAAGAAATTGCTATTTCAAATCTCCCAGCTTGGTACGTGGTTCTTGAACGGGTTTTTCGTGTTTTGCAAGAACGACGGACTTTGACTAGGTTTGTATACTGATCATATATTTGTTATTggaattataaaaaaaagataACATTCTATAATGCTTTGAATGTTAGTTTGACTTGACAGCGTACGCATACGACCTCTTGTAAAATGTTCGTTTCCGCCTTCAGTTACAATCTTCATTTTTCTTGTAAGGGCGACAAATGCTAAATCTGCAATTGATGGTGATTTACCTAGCTCTAAATTCCATGGCAAGGCTCAAATAAGACGGTGACATCATGGTTCACTTGAATGTTTGCCCGATTTAATCCTTAGAAAGTGTGGTTTACGAAAAATGTATACGCCACACCTTCAATGAGGCTGAGAACCCTTGTTCTTAAAGACGcttaaagcaaattccatgatttgcttctcagcaAGGGCGTAaccagaaaaatatttttgttagGTCTAGAAAAATACGCATTTTTTTTCAGGGTTTTTTTACTtacgtttttgggtaggccttaaaACAAATTGCCCAGGCCTACCCGTGCCTACGCCCCTGCTTCTCAGTAGGCTACCTTATATACAtgtgaaattagttcctgaaagcatgtgaaAGCGCGAAAACTTTATCGCACTGAAATGTAGAGTTAAGACTGTTTAACAGTTTTGctcccgttttcagctcaggttttgtataggcggggccagagccatataaaaagagagttgcgacacgctttggtCTCGCTGACACATGATCACTTGGTTcaagtagctcgctgtagttccaaaaaccCCACTGCTGTCTCGTATCTACTtaaagcagtcctccctgaagTTTTTTTGGTGTTGA is a window encoding:
- the si:ch211-220i18.4 gene encoding SRSF protein kinase 3 isoform X1, with the translated sequence MSLDLQSGCPYRETCSGPCRETCSGPCRETCSGPCRETCSGPCRETCSGPCRETCSGRSPAPLVTQHHPSTAGLDELRHLEQLEPEERQDREDPREYCYGGYHPVQVGDTFNRRYQVLSRLGWGVFSTVWLCQDLRQGRCVAVKVLKSGTGFTLAGQDEVSLLRCASGPTARHPHSGRIVQLLDEFQLVGVNGVHVCLVLELLGPDLRCWQVCFGSPGLPLPRVRQVLTQVLQGLDYLHSQCKIIHTDIKPENILLCLEEQDHPQTPGGATTSPSHGTKAGTTSDNNVMGCLSMEEMKVKIADLGSSCWVYKHFSEEIQTRQYRSLEVLLGSEYGPPADIWSVACMAFELITGDSLFEPKAGKTFTLEEDHLAHIIELLGRIPPSLALSGRFSSEYFTLTGDLRHVGPLCVWGLYEVLVEKYHFLLSEALQLSDFLLPMLEYHPERRATAAQSLLHPWLSS